A section of the Larus michahellis chromosome 1, bLarMic1.1, whole genome shotgun sequence genome encodes:
- the LOC141744950 gene encoding secreted frizzled-related protein 2-like, translating into MFLTAKILGFALSGFLSVAAGFDIGLSTKCVVIPKELDMCHKIGYSEMRLPNLMGHTSMGEVILKSTTWQHLAHTDCHPHLRTFLCSLFAPVCLDTFIHPCRSMCVAVRDSCAPVLACHGHPWPHSLDCDRFPADEDMCLASLTKEYKHLHKVLPKPACQACPAVEEFFTHKRVLEVFCTNNFAVKVKLSKKRAVFGDQEYNIECQVEFITQGSLLPYETQSMIQQWLLINENCTQRMTLTHRPMVYLLVGNIEEGVILVNQVYRWQRRDSQLALATQKWRYHKCL; encoded by the exons ATGTTCTTGACTGCAAAAATACTTGGTTTTGCTCTGAGTGGTTTCCTAAGTGTGGCAGCAGGCTTTGACATTGGATTATCCACGAAATGTGTGGTGATACCCAAGGAGCTGGACATGTGCCACAAGATTGGGTACTCCGAAATGAGGCTTCCCAACCTGATGGGACACACAAGCATGGGAGAAGTTATCCTGAAATCCACCACCTGGCAGCACCTTGCGCACACGGACTGTCACCCTCACCTGAGGACATTCCTGTGCTCCCTGTTTGCGCCCGTCTGTTTAGATAC GTTTATCCATCCTTGTAGAAGCATGTGTGTTGCCGTGCGTGACAGCTGTGCCCCCGTGCTCGCCTGCCATGGACACCCCTGGCCGCACAGTCTGGACTGTGATCGAttcccggcggacgaggacatgTGCCTGGCATCTCTTACCAAGGAGTATAAACACTTGCACAAAG TCCTACCAAAGCCTGCCTGCCAGGCCTGCCCAGCAGTGGAGGAATTCTTTACACACAAAAGAGTTCTTGAAGTTTTCTGTACCAATAACTTTG cagtgAAAGTAAAGCTGTCCAAAAAGAGAGCAGTATTTGGTGACCAAGAATATAACATTGAATGCCAAGTGGAATTCATTACCCAGGGCTCACTCCTGCCTTATGAAACTCAGAGTATGATACAACAGTGGTTGCTTATCAATGAAAACTGTACGCAGAGGATGACGCTGACCCATCGCCCCATGGTGTATCTCCTTGTGGGGAATATTGAAGAGGGTGTCATTTTAGTAAACCAGGTTTATCGTTGGCAGAGGAGGGACTCTCAGCTGGCTTTGGCCACTCAGAAGTGGAGATACCATAAATGCTTGTAA